From the genome of Balneola sp., one region includes:
- a CDS encoding FtsX-like permease family protein: MLKNYFKIAIRNLIKNPGYSFINIFGLALGITAFILILLFITDELSYDKYHDDSDRIYRVSREWQNRDGETSLHLGHVAPPFAEMIKEEYPDDVLNAVRFFDVSPLISYQNKNLVQDRFFFADHDVFEVFSWNMVKGNPATALTSPDGLVITQSMAEVYFGDEDPIGKALDFSSQGTEMVFQVNGVIEDVPENSHFKFDFLASMEPVVQFYGGYEQMMQNFGSNNFSTYLLLSEQTNPEELEAKFPAIMNKAFPPDQFDDGIQASDFMKLHLMNVTDIHLHSHLDSEIEANGNIEYVYIYTAVAIFILLIACINFMNLSTARSARRANEVGLRKVMGAERTSLVRQFMGESFLLAFMALVLGIIFIEVLIPYFNNFVEKELVLNYFSDMRWTLGLLSIVVFIGLVAGSYPALFLSSFQPAVVLKGSFKSGGKHKWFRSGLVVLQFTISISLIASMGVVYNQLDYIQEKELGFNKDNIAVVPVSPEIEMNYADIRNRLLQQPGILDVSMQSRVPSGRLLDSQGASAEIDGELVTVNFRIADIHISHNFLDLFGLEIVAGRNFDINLASDSSEAFILNESSINRLGYSSSEDAIGKQFNYGGRQGFITGVVNDFHFESLHQDIAPIVFVISSGRNNTIAVKYNEAYEQETIAYLENTWANYRPNFPFDYYLIEDNFAGQYEGEERLGKVFSYFALLAIIIAALGLFGLASFTIQQRVKEIGIRKVLGASVSQIVYLLSTNFTKLVLIAFLLASPIAYFGMNKWLESFAYYKPISVWIFLVGGGIALAIALFTISFQAIRSALLNPAHTLKDE, encoded by the coding sequence ATGCTCAAAAATTACTTTAAAATTGCGATTCGAAATCTGATTAAAAACCCGGGATATTCGTTCATAAATATTTTTGGACTGGCTCTCGGAATCACAGCCTTCATCCTCATTCTTCTGTTCATTACAGATGAATTGAGTTATGATAAATATCATGACGACTCGGATCGTATTTACCGGGTATCGCGTGAGTGGCAAAATCGAGACGGAGAAACAAGTCTTCATCTTGGACATGTTGCTCCTCCCTTTGCAGAAATGATAAAAGAAGAGTATCCGGATGACGTACTTAATGCGGTACGCTTCTTTGATGTTTCTCCACTTATCAGCTACCAAAATAAGAACCTTGTTCAGGATAGATTCTTTTTTGCTGATCATGATGTTTTTGAAGTCTTCTCCTGGAATATGGTAAAAGGAAATCCTGCTACTGCTTTGACTTCACCAGATGGGTTAGTGATAACCCAAAGTATGGCGGAAGTTTATTTTGGCGATGAAGATCCAATAGGTAAAGCGCTTGATTTCTCCAGTCAAGGTACTGAAATGGTTTTCCAGGTTAATGGAGTAATTGAGGATGTGCCTGAAAACTCGCACTTCAAATTTGATTTCCTAGCCTCTATGGAACCAGTTGTTCAATTCTATGGTGGCTATGAACAGATGATGCAAAACTTTGGAAGTAATAATTTCTCAACCTATCTCTTATTGTCTGAACAAACCAATCCAGAAGAACTGGAAGCCAAATTTCCTGCCATCATGAACAAGGCTTTTCCTCCTGATCAATTTGATGACGGGATTCAGGCATCAGACTTTATGAAGCTCCATTTGATGAATGTTACCGACATACATCTTCACTCTCATCTTGATTCTGAAATTGAAGCAAATGGAAACATAGAGTATGTATATATCTATACTGCGGTAGCTATTTTTATCCTATTGATCGCGTGCATCAATTTCATGAACCTATCGACTGCCCGATCTGCGAGAAGAGCAAATGAAGTAGGACTTAGAAAAGTAATGGGAGCTGAACGTACCTCGTTGGTTCGTCAATTTATGGGCGAATCATTCCTTCTAGCCTTTATGGCTTTAGTTCTTGGCATCATATTCATAGAAGTCCTGATCCCCTACTTCAATAATTTTGTGGAAAAGGAGCTGGTTCTGAATTATTTCTCTGATATGCGTTGGACTTTGGGACTTCTGAGTATTGTCGTTTTTATTGGCCTGGTAGCTGGCAGTTATCCTGCCCTGTTCCTCTCTTCTTTCCAACCTGCGGTAGTATTAAAAGGATCGTTCAAATCAGGAGGAAAGCATAAATGGTTTCGTTCGGGATTAGTAGTTCTCCAATTCACCATCTCAATTTCTTTAATTGCCAGCATGGGGGTTGTCTACAATCAATTGGATTACATCCAGGAAAAGGAGCTTGGTTTCAATAAGGATAACATTGCGGTAGTACCGGTTAGCCCTGAAATAGAGATGAATTATGCAGATATAAGAAACCGATTGCTTCAACAACCGGGGATACTCGATGTATCAATGCAAAGCAGAGTTCCATCCGGACGCTTACTCGATTCCCAGGGCGCATCAGCCGAAATAGACGGAGAACTTGTTACTGTAAACTTTAGAATTGCTGATATCCATATCAGTCATAACTTCCTTGATTTATTTGGACTGGAAATAGTTGCTGGTAGAAATTTTGACATCAATCTGGCCAGTGATTCATCAGAAGCATTCATACTTAACGAATCGTCTATAAACCGATTAGGATATAGTTCTTCAGAAGACGCAATAGGGAAACAATTCAATTATGGTGGACGTCAGGGCTTTATTACAGGTGTTGTAAACGATTTTCATTTTGAATCTCTTCATCAGGATATCGCTCCAATCGTATTTGTGATATCGAGCGGAAGGAATAATACTATTGCGGTTAAGTATAATGAAGCTTATGAGCAGGAAACTATTGCTTACCTCGAAAATACCTGGGCCAACTACCGTCCTAACTTTCCATTCGATTATTATCTGATTGAAGATAATTTTGCCGGGCAATATGAAGGAGAAGAACGCCTTGGAAAAGTATTTAGCTATTTCGCTTTGCTAGCCATCATAATAGCTGCTTTAGGACTTTTTGGATTAGCTTCATTTACCATTCAGCAACGCGTAAAGGAAATCGGTATCCGAAAAGTATTAGGCGCTTCTGTTTCTCAAATTGTGTATTTGCTGTCTACGAATTTCACAAAACTCGTTCTTATCGCCTTCCTATTAGCTTCACCCATTGCTTATTTCGGCATGAATAAATGGCTGGAAAGCTTCGCCTATTATAAACCTATTAGTGTATGGATATTTTTGGTTGGTGGAGGAATTGCTTTAGCTATTGCCCTCTTTACTATCAGCTTTCAAGCCATTAGATCTGCACTGTTAAACCCGGCTCATACTCTAAAAGACGAATAA
- a CDS encoding ABC transporter ATP-binding protein: protein MIQAKNLKKLYITEDVETTALNNVNVEIKEGEFVAIMGPSGCGKSTLLNIMGLLDNPSEGEYHFLGHEVSAYSERERAQLRKGNIGFVFQSFNLIDELTVFENVELPLLYLGMNSNERKEKAEAALERMNMMHRRNHFPQQLSGGQQQRVAIARAVVANAKLILADEPTGNLDSDHGNEVMKLLEELNEAGTTIVMVTHSPHDADFATRIIHLFDGHVVTENMKEGFHV from the coding sequence ATGATACAGGCCAAAAATCTAAAAAAACTATACATAACAGAAGATGTGGAAACTACCGCTCTTAATAATGTGAATGTTGAAATCAAGGAAGGTGAATTCGTAGCCATAATGGGACCTTCGGGATGTGGTAAATCTACCCTCTTGAATATCATGGGACTTCTTGATAACCCAAGTGAAGGTGAATATCACTTTTTGGGACATGAGGTTTCTGCTTACAGCGAAAGAGAAAGAGCTCAACTCAGAAAAGGGAACATCGGTTTTGTATTCCAAAGCTTCAACTTGATTGATGAGTTAACAGTATTTGAAAATGTTGAGCTACCCCTATTGTATTTGGGCATGAATTCCAATGAAAGAAAAGAAAAAGCAGAAGCTGCTCTTGAGCGAATGAATATGATGCACAGGAGAAATCACTTTCCGCAACAGCTTTCTGGTGGTCAACAGCAGCGAGTTGCTATTGCGCGGGCTGTAGTTGCTAATGCCAAGCTTATTCTTGCCGATGAGCCTACCGGTAACCTCGATTCGGACCATGGCAACGAAGTGATGAAACTTCTTGAAGAGTTAAATGAAGCAGGTACTACTATTGTAATGGTAACTCACTCTCCTCATGACGCCGATTTTGCGACCAGAATTATCCACCTCTTCGATGGACATGTAGTGACAGAAAACATGAAAGAAGGCTTTCATGTGTAA
- a CDS encoding sensor histidine kinase, protein MIGRFRIGVILRVLFLFVMMGVFSVLIFSTEYYISSSLIGLIVIFQVFNLVRFVETTNKQLHRFFEAISYNDFSQTFTNQEKNNSFAQLNDAFNTIIEKFKNERAKGEESFRYLQTVVQHIGIGLFSYNQKGEIELFNTAAKRLLDTSIFRNIEQLRTINEGLYNTITGLKSGSRTLQNCKIGADKLQLAIYATEFRMKGDNYKLISLQNISSELDEKEMEAWQNLTQVLAHEIMNSITPIASLSDTVNSMLMGDVFGSEDPEPIPPETLRDVKDALGTINKRSLGLMRFVNSYRNITQIPTPIFEVLLVKDILNRVRNLMKGEAAKRRVTVEIEVEPETLEITADSQLIDQALINIVKNAFKALSERSNPKIILRGKIDSSGKIVIEIEDNGPGIKDSVKEKIFVPFYTTSKSNTENGGSGIGLSLSRQIMRMHRGTLNVTESREGCTIFSLRF, encoded by the coding sequence ATGATAGGCCGATTCAGGATAGGTGTTATTTTAAGAGTGCTCTTTCTCTTTGTAATGATGGGAGTATTTAGTGTACTCATATTCAGTACCGAGTATTATATAAGTAGTTCACTGATAGGGTTAATTGTCATTTTCCAGGTGTTTAATCTTGTCCGGTTTGTTGAGACAACTAATAAACAATTACATCGTTTTTTTGAAGCCATCAGCTATAATGATTTTTCTCAGACTTTTACTAATCAGGAAAAGAATAATTCCTTTGCACAGCTAAATGATGCTTTTAATACCATCATTGAAAAGTTTAAAAACGAAAGAGCAAAAGGAGAAGAAAGTTTCAGGTATCTACAAACGGTTGTACAACATATTGGAATTGGCTTATTCTCTTATAATCAAAAAGGCGAGATAGAGCTTTTTAATACGGCAGCTAAACGGTTATTGGATACCTCTATATTCAGGAATATTGAACAGCTTAGAACGATTAATGAGGGATTATACAATACTATAACTGGGTTGAAGAGCGGATCCAGAACCTTACAAAACTGTAAGATTGGTGCCGATAAGCTTCAATTAGCTATTTACGCTACCGAGTTTAGGATGAAAGGAGATAACTACAAATTAATCTCTCTTCAAAATATTTCATCGGAACTAGATGAAAAAGAAATGGAGGCCTGGCAAAACCTGACCCAGGTATTGGCGCATGAAATCATGAATTCTATTACTCCAATAGCATCTCTTTCAGATACTGTTAACTCAATGTTGATGGGGGATGTATTTGGCTCTGAAGATCCTGAACCCATACCACCAGAAACACTTCGGGATGTAAAAGATGCATTAGGCACTATAAATAAGAGAAGCCTTGGGCTAATGAGATTTGTGAACTCCTATCGGAATATCACCCAAATACCAACTCCCATTTTTGAAGTGCTTCTGGTTAAGGATATTCTTAATCGAGTACGTAACCTGATGAAGGGTGAAGCCGCTAAGCGAAGGGTAACCGTTGAAATTGAAGTTGAACCTGAAACCCTAGAAATAACAGCTGATTCCCAGCTCATAGATCAGGCACTTATTAACATTGTAAAAAATGCATTTAAGGCACTTTCGGAAAGGTCTAACCCAAAGATCATTCTTCGCGGAAAGATAGATAGTTCAGGGAAGATTGTAATTGAGATTGAGGATAATGGACCAGGAATAAAAGACTCGGTTAAGGAGAAGATTTTCGTTCCCTTTTATACTACCAGCAAGTCTAATACAGAAAATGGTGGCTCAGGGATTGGCTTGAGTTTATCCCGTCAAATAATGAGAATGCACCGTGGAACTTTAAATGTTACAGAAAGCAGGGAAGGGTGTACTATATTTTCCTTAAGATTTTAG
- a CDS encoding sigma-54-dependent Fis family transcriptional regulator, which translates to MDVKQGRILVVDDDTDVLQAARLFLKQHVALVETEKDPKSIPTLLKNGSYDLILLDMNFTEDVSSGEEGFYWLNKILEIDSSIAVILITAYGDVDKAVRAVKNGATDFVLKPWQNEKLLTTVSSALKLTSSLRQVVALKEQQKQLSSDIDTHYRDIIGRSPAMMEVFQTIEKVASTDANVLILGENGTGKEMIARALHRRSQRKENVFINVDMGAISENLFESELFGYVKGAFTDAKEDRAGRFEVANGGTLFLDEIGNLPLALQAKLLTVLQSRRVNRVGAVTSKPINIRLVCATNQSVNDMVSKGEFRQDLLFRINTIEIHLPPLRERKEDVELLLNHFTKLYSSKYKKKTKLIDKATLAKLSSYSWPGNVRELQHAVERAVIMAESDVLLPSDFLLNDVQEETEQVQIEDYNLEEVEKMVLRKALRKHEGNISKAAEELGLTRASLYRRLEKYGL; encoded by the coding sequence ATGGATGTAAAACAGGGCCGAATATTAGTTGTCGATGATGATACAGATGTACTTCAGGCAGCCAGGCTTTTTTTGAAACAACACGTAGCCTTGGTAGAGACTGAAAAGGATCCGAAATCGATACCAACCCTTCTCAAAAATGGTAGCTATGATCTAATCCTCCTGGACATGAATTTTACAGAAGACGTTAGCAGTGGAGAGGAAGGGTTTTACTGGCTCAATAAGATTCTTGAAATCGATTCTTCGATTGCTGTAATCCTGATCACTGCTTATGGTGATGTTGATAAAGCAGTTCGAGCGGTAAAGAACGGAGCAACTGATTTTGTTCTTAAACCCTGGCAAAATGAAAAACTGCTTACAACGGTTTCATCTGCATTGAAACTTACTTCCAGTCTTAGGCAAGTGGTAGCGCTTAAGGAACAACAAAAACAACTCAGCAGTGATATTGATACACATTACAGAGATATCATAGGTCGCAGTCCAGCAATGATGGAAGTTTTTCAGACCATAGAAAAAGTTGCTTCAACAGATGCAAATGTGCTCATACTCGGTGAAAATGGAACGGGAAAAGAAATGATAGCCCGAGCTCTCCATAGACGGTCTCAAAGAAAGGAGAATGTATTTATTAATGTAGATATGGGAGCTATATCTGAAAATCTTTTCGAAAGTGAACTATTTGGATATGTTAAAGGAGCCTTTACCGATGCAAAAGAAGATCGGGCAGGGAGATTTGAAGTAGCTAATGGCGGGACACTTTTTTTGGATGAGATAGGTAATCTTCCTCTTGCGTTGCAAGCCAAATTACTTACTGTGTTACAAAGTCGAAGAGTAAATCGGGTTGGCGCAGTTACATCAAAGCCTATAAATATTCGCTTGGTGTGTGCCACTAATCAGTCGGTGAATGATATGGTTTCCAAAGGGGAGTTTCGTCAGGACTTACTTTTTAGGATTAATACTATCGAGATTCATCTTCCTCCTCTGAGAGAAAGAAAAGAAGACGTCGAACTGCTTCTTAATCACTTTACAAAGTTGTACTCGAGCAAGTACAAAAAGAAAACGAAACTCATTGACAAGGCTACGCTCGCAAAGTTATCCAGCTATTCATGGCCGGGTAATGTACGAGAGCTTCAACACGCGGTTGAACGTGCGGTAATTATGGCTGAATCTGATGTACTGCTTCCATCAGACTTCCTATTGAATGATGTACAGGAAGAAACTGAACAGGTTCAAATTGAGGACTATAATCTTGAGGAAGTAGAAAAAATGGTACTCCGGAAGGCCTTAAGAAAGCACGAAGGTAATATTTCAAAAGCAGCTGAGGAATTGGGTTTAACCCGAGCTTCCCTATATAGAAGGTTAGAGAAATATGGCCTTTAA
- a CDS encoding ABC transporter permease — protein sequence MFKNYLKIGLRNLLKKPGYSFINVFGLSVGLASFLLIGLFIQHELSYDAFHENYEDIYRVGKKGFTAEFLGSDEWVSTSAPLSSALVNEIPDIKAATNITKVTSFFKKDNQGVEESGIFAAGDFFDVFSFKLIQGDTGNGIEDPNGIFLSESLAQKYFGNTNAVGQAFSVIHSGGHFSGELTMVVKGVFSDVPANSHLSFDYIVPVTSSHELSNYLESWRSNSYLTYILTASNTPSSDLVSNINAVTEKYEQEHADQSENRKGAYFIQPLKGIHLYSKVNGEFQANGNILYVYLFSAIALIIIALACINYTNLSVARSFLRAKEVGVRKSIGASKQQLSTQFLTESLLITSAAVIIALALVQVFLPYFGSLVNRDISMTFSHAPYILLLILGVGVLVSLMAGVYPAFVLSRFNPIKALKGHSVSKSGKPMLQKVLVSAQFTATIALIIGALVIYKQLNFISSTTTGLEREQIVSISIKDRDLYQKYEILKDALEKKSSIQVVSAAQIDPINIQASSIATGWEGMEPEGRVTVYRSAIQHDFISLFGLEIIEGRDFSKDMATDEQTGIIINEAMKRKLGWDTATDKSFTFRGREGRITGVVKDFNFHSYHQAIEPLALFLETDWWFPYQKIFVKIDASDVPTTLAYIEETVATFSPGYPFEFIFLDDAFQTMYQTENRFARLLNYFTMLALLIACLGLLGLATFTISQRTKEIGIRKVLGATTSTILLLLSKDFLKPVLIGFFIATPIAWYTTQQWLTQFAYKIDLTLWLFILSGTLTAIIAFLAIGWQAFSIARMNPVNSLKNE from the coding sequence ATGTTCAAGAATTATCTAAAAATTGGATTAAGAAACCTTCTTAAAAAGCCTGGATACTCTTTCATTAACGTTTTCGGGCTTTCTGTAGGCCTGGCTTCTTTTCTTTTGATTGGGTTATTCATCCAACATGAGTTGAGTTATGATGCTTTCCATGAGAATTATGAAGATATCTACCGGGTAGGTAAAAAAGGATTCACTGCCGAGTTCCTTGGATCTGATGAATGGGTAAGCACCTCTGCTCCCCTTTCATCTGCTTTAGTAAATGAGATCCCTGATATAAAAGCAGCTACCAATATCACAAAGGTGACTTCTTTTTTCAAAAAGGATAACCAGGGTGTAGAAGAATCGGGAATTTTTGCAGCTGGTGATTTTTTTGATGTTTTCAGTTTTAAGCTGATTCAGGGAGATACTGGAAATGGAATTGAAGACCCAAATGGAATTTTTCTTTCTGAATCACTAGCTCAAAAGTACTTCGGAAATACCAATGCTGTTGGACAAGCCTTTTCGGTGATTCACTCAGGTGGTCATTTCAGCGGAGAACTAACTATGGTTGTAAAAGGGGTATTTAGTGATGTACCTGCCAACAGCCATTTATCTTTTGACTACATAGTACCCGTTACTTCTTCACATGAATTAAGCAACTACCTGGAAAGCTGGAGAAGTAATAGCTACCTGACCTATATTCTAACAGCTTCAAATACCCCTTCTTCTGATCTGGTAAGCAATATAAATGCTGTTACCGAAAAATATGAACAAGAACACGCGGATCAATCAGAAAATCGAAAAGGGGCATATTTTATACAGCCCTTAAAGGGCATTCATCTTTACTCGAAAGTGAATGGGGAATTCCAGGCTAATGGGAATATCCTATATGTGTACCTGTTTTCTGCAATTGCTTTAATTATTATTGCATTAGCCTGTATTAACTACACTAACCTTTCTGTCGCACGTTCATTTTTAAGAGCTAAGGAGGTTGGTGTTCGAAAGTCGATTGGTGCTTCGAAGCAGCAACTTTCTACCCAATTCCTAACGGAATCGCTATTAATTACCTCTGCCGCTGTAATTATTGCACTGGCCCTGGTTCAGGTATTCCTTCCGTACTTCGGATCTCTAGTTAATCGTGATATCTCCATGACCTTTTCACATGCTCCTTATATTCTTCTTCTCATTTTGGGAGTTGGTGTGCTGGTTAGTCTCATGGCTGGTGTTTATCCGGCTTTTGTATTGTCCCGATTCAACCCGATAAAAGCCCTTAAAGGACATTCTGTAAGTAAATCAGGCAAACCAATGCTACAAAAGGTATTGGTAAGTGCTCAGTTTACGGCTACCATTGCACTCATAATTGGTGCATTGGTGATATACAAGCAATTAAACTTCATTAGTTCAACTACTACAGGACTTGAAAGAGAGCAGATTGTATCTATTTCGATTAAAGACAGAGATCTGTATCAAAAGTATGAAATCTTAAAAGATGCATTAGAGAAAAAGAGCAGCATCCAAGTGGTGTCGGCTGCTCAAATTGATCCTATTAACATCCAGGCCTCCAGCATTGCAACAGGTTGGGAAGGCATGGAACCTGAAGGAAGAGTAACGGTTTACCGCTCGGCTATTCAGCATGATTTCATCTCCTTATTTGGCCTTGAGATTATTGAGGGAAGAGATTTTTCTAAAGACATGGCTACAGATGAACAAACAGGGATCATTATTAATGAAGCCATGAAACGAAAACTTGGTTGGGATACTGCTACCGACAAATCGTTTACATTCAGAGGAAGAGAAGGAAGAATAACTGGTGTAGTAAAGGACTTTAATTTCCATTCCTATCATCAGGCAATTGAACCATTGGCTTTATTTCTTGAAACAGATTGGTGGTTCCCGTACCAGAAGATATTTGTGAAAATTGATGCAAGTGATGTTCCAACAACTCTGGCTTACATAGAAGAAACGGTAGCTACTTTTTCTCCGGGCTACCCCTTCGAGTTTATTTTCTTGGATGATGCCTTTCAAACTATGTATCAAACTGAAAACAGGTTTGCAAGGCTGTTAAACTATTTCACCATGCTTGCGCTTTTAATAGCGTGTCTTGGGTTATTAGGCCTGGCCACCTTTACCATTTCACAACGAACTAAGGAAATTGGTATCCGGAAAGTACTGGGAGCTACTACTTCTACTATTCTGTTACTTCTTTCCAAAGACTTCTTAAAACCTGTTTTAATTGGCTTTTTCATAGCCACTCCTATTGCATGGTATACTACCCAGCAATGGCTTACACAGTTTGCTTATAAAATTGATCTAACTCTTTGGCTCTTCATCTTATCGGGAACTTTAACCGCGATCATTGCCTTCTTAGCAATCGGTTGGCAGGCCTTTTCCATAGCCAGAATGAATCCGGTAAATAGCCTGAAGAATGAATAA
- a CDS encoding HlyD family efflux transporter periplasmic adaptor subunit, whose amino-acid sequence MGMDRKIKKKTWTTNRIIGLVLGVVVIAFFVYSFWFADFRSTLNVDREKLTITTIAEDSFQEFIQVTGNIQPINTIFLDAIEGGTVQRVVLETGTNVQPGDTIVVLSNSNLQLQVLQQEAGLYDQINNVRNSRLNLEQNSLRIKEQLANAEYQLDVLRPRYERQQRLFNENLISREEYEETKENFKYEEKRYELTYESFLKDSLQTISQLRQLDESEQRMWRSLNAVQEILDNLIITAPIDGQLTTIELQQGQSINRSERIGQVDMLDNFKVRVGVDEFHLSRITTGLRGSFDFAGESYDLAITKVYPVIANGQFQVDMEFQGETPSRIRRGQRVRIRLELGDTSTAVLLERGGFFNSSGGSWVYKLDEDEQQAVRTNIRLGQQNPDYFEVISGLSPGDKVIISSYDTFGDNEVLNLQ is encoded by the coding sequence ATGGGAATGGATAGAAAAATCAAAAAGAAAACCTGGACAACCAATCGAATAATTGGTCTGGTACTTGGTGTAGTAGTAATAGCTTTCTTTGTTTATAGTTTTTGGTTCGCTGATTTCAGATCAACCTTAAATGTGGACAGAGAAAAACTTACAATCACTACGATCGCGGAAGACTCTTTTCAGGAGTTCATCCAAGTAACCGGAAACATCCAGCCAATCAATACTATTTTTCTGGATGCCATTGAAGGTGGTACTGTTCAAAGGGTAGTCCTGGAAACGGGTACTAATGTTCAACCAGGAGATACAATCGTTGTTCTATCGAATTCAAATCTCCAGCTACAGGTTTTGCAGCAAGAGGCCGGGTTATATGATCAGATTAACAATGTGAGGAATTCACGGCTTAACCTTGAGCAAAATAGTCTACGAATCAAGGAACAGCTAGCCAATGCTGAGTATCAGCTGGATGTTCTACGTCCTCGTTACGAACGTCAACAAAGGCTTTTCAATGAAAATCTGATCTCGAGAGAAGAATATGAAGAGACTAAGGAGAATTTTAAATACGAAGAAAAAAGATATGAGCTCACCTATGAGTCATTTTTAAAAGATTCCCTTCAAACTATTAGTCAACTTCGACAACTGGATGAATCTGAACAAAGGATGTGGAGAAGTCTAAATGCAGTACAAGAAATTTTAGACAATTTAATAATCACCGCTCCTATAGATGGTCAACTTACCACGATTGAGTTACAACAAGGACAATCTATAAATAGAAGTGAGCGAATCGGTCAGGTAGATATGCTGGATAACTTTAAAGTAAGGGTTGGTGTCGATGAATTTCACCTTTCCAGAATTACTACAGGACTTAGAGGATCCTTTGATTTTGCAGGCGAGTCTTACGACCTGGCTATTACAAAAGTGTATCCTGTTATTGCCAATGGGCAATTTCAGGTGGATATGGAATTCCAGGGCGAGACCCCATCCAGGATAAGAAGAGGACAAAGAGTACGGATTAGATTAGAACTTGGAGACACTTCTACTGCAGTGTTATTAGAACGAGGAGGTTTCTTCAACTCTTCGGGAGGAAGCTGGGTGTATAAACTGGATGAAGACGAACAGCAAGCAGTGCGAACTAATATCAGGTTGGGACAGCAAAACCCTGATTACTTCGAAGTCATTTCTGGATTAAGCCCCGGAGACAAAGTAATTATCTCGAGTTACGACACTTTTGGAGATAACGAGGTTCTCAATTTGCAATGA